The following proteins are encoded in a genomic region of Paenibacillus sp. FSL R7-0273:
- a CDS encoding ABC transporter ATP-binding protein, with product MPVTAESANKPVASLMGVSKKIGSKTLVSDLTLDIPPGQIFGFLGPNGAGKTTTIRMMVGLISISQGDILICGRSIKDHFEEAVANIGAIVENPEMYKFLSGYQNLRQYARMVPGVTKQRIDEVVELVGLGQRINDKVKTYSLGMRQRLGVAQALLHRPKLLILDEPTNGLDPQGIRELRDYLRRLCQTEGTTVFVSSHLLSEMELMCDSVAIIQNGRLIDVKQLKAVGDAVLPVTETLFEVNDPEGALALLGQGVLKNGGISLIAGREEIAELNAALVAAGFKIYSIRALSRSLEDQFLEITGGEGIG from the coding sequence ATGCCAGTCACAGCAGAATCAGCAAATAAGCCTGTTGCCAGCCTGATGGGGGTAAGCAAAAAAATAGGCTCCAAAACGCTGGTCAGCGATCTGACGCTCGACATTCCGCCCGGGCAGATTTTTGGATTCCTCGGCCCTAACGGTGCCGGTAAAACAACTACGATCCGCATGATGGTCGGCCTGATCTCCATCAGCCAGGGGGATATCCTGATCTGCGGACGCAGTATTAAGGATCATTTCGAGGAGGCTGTCGCGAATATCGGCGCAATTGTAGAGAATCCGGAAATGTACAAGTTCCTCAGCGGCTATCAGAATCTACGGCAGTATGCCCGGATGGTCCCCGGCGTTACGAAGCAGCGGATTGATGAGGTGGTGGAGCTGGTCGGACTTGGCCAGAGAATTAACGATAAAGTAAAAACCTACTCGCTGGGCATGCGCCAGCGGCTGGGTGTAGCCCAGGCCCTGCTGCACCGGCCGAAGCTGCTGATCCTGGACGAGCCTACGAACGGTCTTGATCCGCAGGGTATCCGTGAGCTGCGTGATTATCTGCGGCGGTTATGCCAGACGGAAGGAACAACCGTCTTTGTCTCCAGTCATCTGCTCTCTGAAATGGAGCTGATGTGCGACAGTGTGGCGATCATCCAGAACGGCCGGCTGATTGATGTCAAGCAGCTCAAGGCTGTGGGAGATGCTGTGCTGCCGGTCACGGAAACGCTGTTTGAGGTTAATGACCCTGAAGGGGCGCTGGCCCTGCTTGGACAAGGTGTGTTAAAAAATGGGGGAATCTCGCTTATAGCCGGGCGTGAGGAGATTGCTGAGCTGAATGCCGCGCTTGTGGCAGCAGGCTTCAAGATATACAGCATCAGAGCGCTGTCACGGTCGCTCGAGGATCAATTCCTGGAAATTACCGGAGGTGAAGGCATTGGGTGA
- a CDS encoding ABC transporter permease: MGEFAALIHNENIKIYSRVRTWIMLFILALMSALFPALIYYTSTGDPSGTGVWDNFQMTVSISFFLNTIFAVVVASDTVASEFSWGTIKLLLIRPWSRSKILLSKYISVVLFSLLSTAVLIAFGYGSSLIFSRSDSSSLMNLMSWSPAEYSFMDVFCRYIELFLTTALAFMVSSVFRASGLAIGLSLFIMFTKNIFATLFSPERFEWANYLIFTHMDLRGYLISDTGPGGVSLGFSVAVLAAYYVLFLAVSWFVFKKRDVAA, encoded by the coding sequence TTGGGTGAGTTTGCAGCTCTCATACATAATGAGAACATCAAGATCTACAGCCGTGTGCGTACGTGGATTATGCTGTTTATTCTGGCATTAATGAGCGCGCTGTTTCCGGCTCTGATCTATTATACAAGCACAGGTGATCCGTCCGGTACGGGAGTATGGGATAACTTTCAGATGACGGTAAGCATCTCCTTTTTTCTGAACACAATATTTGCGGTTGTAGTCGCTTCGGATACAGTCGCCAGCGAGTTTTCCTGGGGTACCATTAAGCTGCTGCTGATCCGCCCATGGAGCCGTTCCAAAATTCTGCTCTCGAAATATATCTCTGTGGTGCTGTTCAGCCTGTTGAGTACAGCTGTCCTGATTGCATTTGGTTACGGCTCTTCGCTGATTTTCTCCAGATCCGATTCTTCCAGCTTGATGAATCTGATGTCCTGGAGCCCGGCGGAATATTCATTTATGGATGTATTCTGCCGTTATATCGAGCTGTTCCTGACAACGGCGCTGGCGTTTATGGTCTCCAGTGTCTTTCGGGCCAGCGGCCTGGCGATCGGCCTGTCGTTGTTTATCATGTTTACCAAGAATATATTTGCTACTCTCTTTAGTCCCGAACGCTTCGAATGGGCCAATTATCTGATTTTCACGCATATGGATCTGCGGGGCTATTTGATTAGTGATACCGGACCCGGCGGGGTCAGCCTCGGCTTTTCGGTAGCGGTGCTCGCTGCTTACTATGTGCTGTTTCTGGCAGTTTCCTGGTTCGTCTTTAAGAAGCGGGATGTTGCCGCGTAA
- a CDS encoding bactofilin family protein — MWGRRKQVAPFRSTDSLIGHGGNLEGKVQCDTNLRIEGNFSGEIQCQGTVTVGEQGTVRSSIKAKAIIIAGKVYGDVTADQRLTMTETGQLHGNIMAGTLSIMEGSVLNGSIATAEPAAPPSSESRTGAGNASSADKAAKRAAKQQAKREAG, encoded by the coding sequence ATGTGGGGCAGACGCAAGCAGGTTGCACCGTTCAGGTCTACGGATTCGCTGATCGGCCACGGCGGCAATCTGGAGGGCAAGGTGCAGTGTGATACCAATCTGCGGATTGAAGGGAACTTCAGCGGGGAAATCCAGTGCCAGGGGACCGTAACCGTCGGCGAACAGGGCACTGTACGTTCCTCTATTAAAGCGAAGGCGATTATTATTGCGGGAAAGGTATACGGTGATGTCACTGCCGACCAGCGGCTCACTATGACCGAAACCGGACAGCTGCACGGCAATATTATGGCTGGCACGCTGAGCATTATGGAAGGCAGTGTGCTGAACGGCTCTATAGCCACCGCTGAGCCGGCTGCTCCTCCCTCTTCTGAAAGCCGTACCGGAGCCGGGAATGCCAGCAGTGCGGATAAAGCAGCTAAGCGCGCCGCCAAACAGCAGGCGAAACGTGAAGCAGGCTAA
- a CDS encoding peptidoglycan DD-metalloendopeptidase family protein encodes MKTQHKDNRITLLVVREAGRPVRQLQLSKPLALVLPAAAALSISSLVTSMHFHASRSIAELEAEAAALSLANLRMEVKVADKDHTLQQLRSQVTELFEEAETIKDKLKSVSELEAQLQSLIETEEDSEADTDADRDSASTSGSIPAAESGNRLAAYTAAAAVNTRAAAAGGVHSSSAVTSLPAVSFRLGAVTSAIRSTVTPQVGGEYIAVYQDDPLGLVQEARDDYEEIRSLLDELLASLSATITEAKEVQSAEAQLQAKQALAEKARLAPAVIWPTRSKVITSSFGYRSDPFKGVSAYHSGIDIAGSIGDPIYAAMDGEVTASDQMGARGKYIIIKHANGLDTWYMHLNSMSVSEGERISKGQQIGTLGNTGRSTGPHLHFQVIKQNKAVNPLSYVKP; translated from the coding sequence ATGAAAACCCAGCATAAGGATAACCGGATTACCCTGCTTGTTGTCCGTGAAGCCGGACGTCCGGTCAGACAGCTCCAGCTGTCCAAGCCGCTTGCCCTGGTCCTGCCGGCTGCCGCCGCCCTGTCCATTTCCAGTCTGGTCACCTCGATGCATTTTCATGCCTCACGCTCCATTGCGGAGCTCGAGGCCGAGGCCGCTGCCTTGTCACTCGCCAATCTCCGCATGGAGGTAAAGGTGGCCGACAAGGACCATACGCTGCAGCAGCTCCGCAGCCAGGTTACAGAATTGTTTGAGGAAGCCGAGACCATTAAAGACAAGCTCAAGAGTGTCAGCGAGCTTGAGGCACAGCTGCAGTCACTGATTGAAACCGAGGAAGATAGCGAGGCAGACACGGATGCAGACAGAGATTCTGCCTCCACCTCAGGAAGCATTCCGGCTGCAGAGTCAGGAAACCGCCTTGCCGCCTATACCGCGGCAGCTGCCGTTAACACCAGAGCCGCTGCAGCAGGAGGAGTACATTCCAGCTCCGCTGTCACTTCCCTCCCCGCTGTAAGCTTCCGCCTCGGGGCCGTCACTTCCGCAATCAGGAGCACTGTAACTCCCCAGGTCGGCGGAGAATATATCGCCGTTTATCAGGATGACCCCCTGGGGCTGGTGCAGGAGGCGCGGGATGATTACGAGGAGATCCGCAGCCTGCTCGATGAGCTGCTTGCCAGCCTGTCCGCCACCATTACTGAGGCGAAGGAGGTGCAGAGCGCAGAAGCCCAGCTCCAGGCCAAGCAGGCGCTAGCCGAAAAAGCCAGGCTGGCACCGGCAGTCATCTGGCCTACCCGCTCCAAAGTCATCACCTCAAGCTTCGGCTACCGCTCTGACCCGTTTAAAGGCGTCTCTGCCTATCACTCCGGGATTGATATTGCCGGCAGCATCGGGGACCCGATCTATGCGGCGATGGACGGCGAGGTTACAGCCTCCGACCAGATGGGGGCAAGAGGCAAATACATTATTATCAAGCATGCCAACGGGCTGGATACCTGGTATATGCACCTGAACAGTATGTCCGTCTCCGAGGGTGAGCGGATCAGCAAGGGCCAGCAAATCGGGACACTCGGCAACACCGGGCGCAGCACCGGCCCTCATCTTCATTTTCAGGTCATCAAGCAGAATAAGGCCGTTAATCCTCTGAGTTATGTAAAACCTTAA
- the cls gene encoding cardiolipin synthase, with translation MKIIAVLLGLFVLQTAVILLLEYRRPQRALAWLFLSFCCPPAGLALYYFLGRDYWQSRRVSRRCTPAKRQEIRTHVSGKIKMVKKPEDCGNPAFTGREQLLRLLSGLSGMKITGRNHCRVLLNAGVAYAAMLEAMEAAREHIHLEFYIFRDDEIGEQFQDTLIRKARQGVKVRLLCDGLGSHGLSRRFIRTLKNAGVEMHFFLPPLISLLERRFNYRNHRKIVVVDGLVGFTGGMNVGDDYLGKDPKMGYWRDTHLQLEGDTVYDLQDVFLKDWKLAAGELLSHPRFFPEHHCKGEEAALIVASGPDGAIDASQGMFFGALCAARRRIWITSPYFIPDPAICRALKNAVLGGVDVRIIIPGKPDNKLVYAASLSYLENLQDAGVKFYRYTAGFMHAKVMIIDDLLAAAGSANLDMRSFYSNFELTAVLLAPDTVAGLAEAFEKDLKHSEFIDPDKFMRRGRNVKLIQGLCQLLSPLL, from the coding sequence TTGAAAATCATAGCGGTTTTACTGGGCCTTTTTGTGCTGCAGACTGCGGTTATTCTGCTGCTTGAATACCGCCGCCCGCAGAGGGCGCTGGCCTGGCTGTTCCTCAGCTTCTGCTGTCCTCCGGCAGGTCTTGCACTCTATTATTTCCTAGGGCGGGATTACTGGCAGAGCCGCAGAGTAAGCAGGCGCTGTACCCCTGCTAAGCGACAGGAAATCCGTACCCATGTCAGCGGCAAAATAAAAATGGTCAAAAAACCTGAAGACTGCGGCAATCCCGCCTTTACCGGCCGGGAGCAGCTGCTCCGCCTGCTCTCCGGGCTGTCGGGCATGAAGATTACAGGCCGGAATCACTGCCGGGTGCTGCTGAATGCAGGCGTTGCCTATGCTGCCATGCTGGAGGCGATGGAGGCTGCACGTGAGCATATTCACCTGGAATTTTATATTTTCCGGGATGATGAGATTGGAGAGCAGTTCCAGGATACGCTGATCCGCAAAGCGCGGCAGGGGGTGAAGGTCCGGCTTTTGTGCGACGGTCTGGGCAGTCATGGACTCAGCAGGCGGTTTATCCGGACGCTGAAAAATGCGGGGGTGGAGATGCATTTCTTTTTGCCTCCGCTGATCTCGCTGCTGGAACGCCGGTTCAATTACCGGAATCACCGCAAAATTGTGGTGGTCGACGGTCTGGTCGGTTTTACAGGCGGGATGAATGTGGGGGACGATTACTTAGGCAAAGATCCCAAAATGGGCTACTGGCGTGACACTCATCTGCAGCTGGAGGGGGATACGGTATATGATCTGCAGGATGTATTCCTGAAGGACTGGAAGCTGGCGGCAGGAGAGCTGCTGAGCCACCCGCGTTTTTTTCCGGAGCATCACTGTAAGGGGGAGGAAGCAGCGCTGATTGTTGCGAGCGGACCAGACGGGGCTATAGACGCGTCACAGGGGATGTTTTTTGGTGCGCTTTGCGCAGCCAGGAGGCGGATCTGGATTACCTCGCCTTATTTTATACCTGATCCTGCGATTTGCCGGGCGCTGAAGAATGCGGTGCTGGGCGGAGTGGATGTGCGGATTATCATTCCGGGCAAACCGGACAATAAGCTCGTCTATGCGGCGTCTCTGTCCTATCTGGAGAATCTGCAGGATGCCGGAGTGAAGTTCTACCGCTATACTGCTGGCTTCATGCATGCCAAGGTAATGATCATCGATGATCTGCTCGCGGCGGCAGGCAGTGCTAACCTGGACATGCGCAGCTTCTATTCCAATTTTGAGCTGACGGCGGTGCTGCTTGCTCCTGATACGGTTGCCGGGCTGGCGGAGGCCTTCGAAAAGGATCTGAAGCACAGCGAGTTTATTGATCCCGATAAGTTCATGAGGCGCGGAAGGAATGTCAAGTTGATTCAAGGTCTTTGTCAGCTGTTATCTCCGCTATTATGA
- a CDS encoding YitT family protein produces the protein MKAARLRLAHRIIMMVLGAGMMSVALEIFLVPNELIDGGITGISIMLSHIFHIPLGILLTLLNLPFLIIGYKQIGKTFALSTLFAVVVMSIGTQLLHPVNPITVEPLLAAVFGGVILGVGVGLVVRYGGSLDGTEIVAILVAKKLPFSVGEVVMFFNFFILSGAGFVFGWNNAMFSLIAYYIAFKMIDITLEGLDQSKSVWIISDKFRDIGEALTERLGRGVTYLDGEGGFSGENKKVIFVVITRLEEAKLKSIVEDWDSDAFIAIGNIHDVKGGRFKKKSIH, from the coding sequence ATGAAGGCGGCCAGGCTGCGGCTGGCCCATCGGATTATCATGATGGTGCTCGGCGCGGGAATGATGTCCGTTGCGCTGGAAATTTTTCTCGTTCCCAATGAGTTGATTGACGGCGGAATAACAGGTATTTCCATTATGCTATCCCATATTTTTCATATTCCTCTCGGCATTTTGCTGACCCTGCTCAACCTTCCGTTTCTGATTATCGGTTACAAGCAGATCGGCAAAACCTTTGCCTTGTCCACATTGTTTGCGGTAGTTGTAATGTCCATCGGCACACAATTATTGCATCCGGTAAATCCGATAACCGTTGAACCGCTGCTGGCAGCAGTGTTCGGCGGCGTTATTCTCGGCGTCGGTGTGGGACTCGTAGTCAGATACGGGGGCTCGCTGGACGGCACTGAAATCGTGGCTATCCTGGTCGCCAAGAAGCTGCCGTTTTCGGTAGGTGAAGTGGTGATGTTCTTCAACTTCTTTATTCTGTCCGGGGCGGGCTTTGTCTTCGGCTGGAATAACGCCATGTTTTCTTTAATTGCGTATTACATTGCTTTCAAAATGATCGATATTACACTCGAGGGCCTGGACCAGTCCAAATCGGTCTGGATCATCAGCGACAAATTCCGTGATATCGGTGAAGCGCTGACAGAACGTCTGGGACGCGGAGTTACTTATCTCGATGGTGAAGGCGGCTTTTCCGGGGAAAACAAAAAAGTGATCTTCGTGGTCATTACACGTTTGGAAGAAGCGAAGCTTAAATCCATTGTTGAAGACTGGGATTCCGACGCCTTTATTGCGATCGGCAATATCCACGATGTTAAAGGCGGCCGCTTTAAAAAGAAATCAATCCACTAG
- the ligD gene encoding non-homologous end-joining DNA ligase: MPAALKGTIVIDGQEITVTNPDKPLWPEMGITKRIYLQKLAALSPYLLHYCRNRLLTVIRYPHGVPGMSFYQKNAPQPRPAFIRTAVQDGIEYIVLHGLPELLWLGNLAALEFHPSLHYEGSDLPCEWMIDLDPSLEVEPRIMEAAALVGEVLKSLGLASVPKTSGATGVQIIVPVRQGITFEELRKTGHFIGRYVTEKRPDLFTLERLKKNRGDRIYFDYLQHYGGKTLAAPYTPRARPGATVSTPLLWEEVARNVSPLDFHLLNIEERLARTGDLIAKVPPQPVGEIAAKLP; the protein is encoded by the coding sequence ATGCCTGCAGCCCTGAAAGGCACAATAGTCATCGACGGACAGGAGATAACCGTTACGAATCCCGATAAGCCGCTCTGGCCGGAGATGGGCATTACCAAGCGGATTTATCTGCAGAAGCTGGCTGCCCTGTCCCCTTACCTCCTGCACTACTGCAGGAACCGGCTGCTTACCGTCATCCGCTATCCGCACGGCGTGCCGGGAATGTCCTTTTACCAGAAGAATGCCCCTCAGCCCAGGCCGGCATTTATCAGGACAGCCGTGCAGGACGGGATTGAGTATATCGTCCTGCACGGCTTGCCGGAGCTGCTGTGGCTGGGCAATCTGGCTGCACTTGAGTTTCATCCTTCCCTGCATTATGAAGGCAGCGATCTGCCCTGTGAGTGGATGATTGATCTTGATCCATCCCTTGAGGTGGAGCCGCGGATAATGGAGGCAGCCGCCCTGGTCGGCGAGGTGCTCAAGTCGCTGGGCCTGGCCTCTGTTCCCAAAACCTCCGGGGCAACAGGGGTTCAGATTATTGTCCCCGTGCGCCAGGGAATTACCTTTGAGGAGCTGCGGAAGACAGGGCATTTCATCGGACGTTATGTGACCGAGAAGCGCCCTGACCTGTTCACGCTGGAGCGGTTGAAGAAAAACCGGGGCGACAGGATCTATTTCGATTACCTCCAGCATTACGGCGGAAAAACACTGGCCGCCCCTTATACCCCGCGCGCAAGGCCGGGGGCAACCGTATCCACGCCGCTGCTATGGGAAGAGGTTGCCCGCAACGTTTCACCGCTGGATTTTCATCTGCTGAATATTGAAGAACGGCTGGCCCGCACTGGTGATCTTATCGCAAAGGTTCCCCCGCAGCCTGTAGGCGAAATTGCCGCGAAGCTCCCCTGA
- a CDS encoding ATP-dependent DNA ligase, with protein MDLKPVKPFEPMLAAQLPAGSQWIAQIKWDGVRMLSYYDGGPIELVNRRGNRRTMQYPELTAEGRYCRADSYILDGEVIALSGGKPSFHEVMRRDGVRSEAAVRAVQPQVPVLYMVFDILYCNGEWLLDRPLSVRQQILRDVLLPHPHVQNVPSYSDPAQLFAAACSGGLEGIICKDTGSTYAPGGKDARWLKRKNILDVTAVAGGVTFRDGIVNALLLGLYDDEGRLHYIGHAGAGRMTAADWRNLTAQAHSLALPSSPFAAMPERSKDAVWISPTLVFKLHFLEWNPSGTLRQPVIQAQVDLPPDACRLEQRG; from the coding sequence ATGGATCTGAAGCCGGTTAAGCCATTCGAGCCGATGCTTGCTGCACAGCTTCCTGCCGGCAGCCAGTGGATCGCGCAGATTAAATGGGACGGTGTCCGGATGCTCTCTTATTATGACGGAGGCCCCATAGAGCTTGTAAACCGCCGGGGCAACCGGCGCACAATGCAGTATCCCGAGCTGACGGCAGAGGGACGTTACTGCCGCGCAGACAGCTATATTCTTGACGGTGAGGTTATTGCCCTGAGCGGGGGGAAGCCGTCCTTTCACGAGGTGATGCGGCGTGACGGCGTAAGAAGCGAAGCGGCTGTCCGGGCGGTACAGCCGCAGGTTCCGGTGCTGTATATGGTATTCGATATTCTGTACTGCAACGGTGAATGGCTGCTGGACCGGCCGTTGTCCGTACGCCAGCAGATCCTGCGGGACGTGCTGCTGCCCCACCCCCATGTGCAGAATGTGCCGAGCTATTCAGATCCTGCACAGCTGTTCGCCGCTGCCTGCAGTGGAGGGCTGGAGGGCATTATCTGCAAGGATACAGGCAGCACCTATGCTCCGGGCGGCAAGGATGCGCGATGGCTGAAGCGCAAGAACATTCTGGATGTGACCGCTGTAGCCGGAGGGGTCACCTTCCGGGACGGCATCGTGAATGCCCTGCTTCTCGGACTGTATGACGATGAAGGCAGGCTTCACTACATCGGGCATGCCGGGGCTGGAAGAATGACGGCAGCAGACTGGCGTAATCTCACTGCGCAGGCGCACAGCCTGGCCCTGCCGTCATCGCCCTTTGCAGCCATGCCGGAGCGCAGCAAGGATGCGGTGTGGATTAGCCCCACCCTGGTGTTCAAGCTGCATTTTCTGGAGTGGAACCCGTCCGGCACACTGCGCCAGCCGGTTATCCAGGCGCAGGTGGATCTGCCGCCGGATGCCTGCCGGCTGGAGCAGCGCGGCTGA
- the ku gene encoding non-homologous end joining protein Ku, with product MHTVWKGAISFGLVHVPVKMFSATEDKDISLRYIHKECGSPLSYVRKCPVCEKEVNWEEIGKGYEYEKGKFVLFDKEELEQLTEESSKSITILDFVDLTEIDPIYFQKTYYLSPDQAGSNAYRLLMEAMRQTGKIGIAKISIRSKSSLAAIRVLENCLAIETIFYPDEVRPVTQVPGLPEAGIVSDKELEMAKLLISQLSTPFEPGKYTDDYRQRMLDLISHKISGEEFHIAPARQESNVIDLMAALQASIEAVQHIPSDPGTAPAAAAGKSKSAAGTRKRTVKASGAEAVPGTPVISEATGPIPVIAPKAKRRSTKSKETVS from the coding sequence ATGCATACCGTTTGGAAAGGGGCCATCAGCTTCGGCCTTGTGCATGTCCCGGTCAAAATGTTCTCGGCAACCGAGGATAAAGACATTTCCCTCAGGTACATCCATAAGGAATGCGGAAGCCCGCTGTCCTATGTGCGCAAATGTCCGGTCTGTGAAAAGGAAGTGAACTGGGAGGAAATCGGCAAGGGCTATGAATATGAAAAAGGCAAGTTTGTCCTCTTCGACAAGGAGGAGCTGGAGCAGCTGACCGAGGAGAGCAGCAAAAGCATTACCATTCTGGACTTTGTGGACCTGACGGAGATTGACCCGATTTATTTTCAAAAAACCTACTACCTGTCCCCGGACCAGGCCGGCAGCAACGCCTACCGGCTCTTAATGGAGGCGATGCGCCAGACGGGCAAAATCGGAATCGCCAAGATTTCCATCCGTTCCAAAAGCAGTCTGGCGGCCATCCGGGTGCTGGAAAACTGTCTGGCGATTGAGACGATTTTTTATCCGGATGAGGTACGCCCGGTTACGCAGGTTCCGGGACTCCCGGAAGCCGGAATTGTCAGCGACAAGGAGCTGGAAATGGCCAAGCTGCTGATCTCCCAGCTGTCCACCCCGTTTGAGCCGGGCAAGTATACCGATGACTACCGCCAGCGGATGCTGGATCTGATCTCGCACAAAATTTCCGGCGAGGAATTCCACATCGCCCCGGCACGGCAGGAGAGCAATGTGATCGACCTGATGGCCGCGCTGCAGGCCAGTATCGAGGCGGTCCAGCATATCCCGAGCGATCCCGGGACTGCTCCCGCCGCCGCTGCCGGCAAGTCCAAGAGTGCTGCCGGCACACGAAAAAGAACAGTCAAGGCCAGCGGTGCCGAAGCTGTACCCGGCACTCCTGTGATCAGCGAAGCTACCGGACCCATTCCGGTCATTGCGCCAAAAGCCAAACGCCGCAGCACCAAAAGCAAAGAAACCGTATCTTAA
- a CDS encoding H-type small acid-soluble spore protein, translating into MDIQRAKDIYASKEMIPVHLDGKSVWIERVDEENGMATVQVGSRPTNTHTVGVDRLEEQEK; encoded by the coding sequence ATGGACATTCAACGGGCAAAGGATATATATGCATCCAAGGAGATGATCCCGGTTCACCTGGACGGGAAGTCGGTTTGGATTGAGCGTGTGGACGAGGAAAATGGAATGGCAACGGTACAGGTTGGCTCACGTCCAACCAACACCCATACAGTTGGAGTAGACCGGCTGGAGGAGCAGGAGAAATAG
- a CDS encoding RNA polymerase sigma factor, with protein sequence MEHLVVRVQNGEVEPYGQIVETFQKPMYRYCSRLLSNAAEAEDAVQEILVKAYQNIGQYRPLVSFSSWLYKIAYHHCLHIIRQRQRHNRLLMLLRPQKYAESPEQAMDRHLFDEPLAVALSRLKAEERNLLVLRIFEEQSFAEMAAILGKNTDTVKKRYQRTIIKLTNMLQAHREGEENWTSASLLKKNG encoded by the coding sequence ATGGAACACCTCGTTGTCCGGGTGCAGAACGGTGAAGTGGAGCCGTACGGGCAGATTGTTGAGACTTTTCAAAAGCCGATGTACCGTTACTGCAGCCGTCTGCTCAGCAATGCGGCTGAGGCTGAGGATGCAGTACAGGAGATTCTGGTTAAAGCCTATCAAAATATTGGCCAATACCGTCCGCTGGTCAGCTTCTCCTCATGGCTCTATAAAATCGCATATCATCATTGCCTGCATATCATCCGCCAGCGCCAGCGGCACAACCGGCTGTTAATGCTGTTGAGGCCGCAGAAATATGCTGAGAGCCCGGAGCAGGCTATGGACCGTCACCTGTTTGATGAACCGCTGGCTGTGGCGCTTTCCCGGCTGAAAGCGGAGGAACGCAATTTGCTGGTGCTGCGGATTTTTGAAGAGCAAAGCTTTGCGGAAATGGCCGCTATCCTGGGGAAAAATACGGATACGGTCAAAAAAAGATACCAGCGCACGATCATTAAGCTCACTAACATGCTGCAAGCTCATAGAGAGGGGGAGGAAAATTGGACGAGCGCATCTCTACTGAAGAAAAATGGATAA
- a CDS encoding DMT family transporter produces MRPIMLGVCSALFFAVTFVLNRRMELAGGSWAWSASLRYLFTLPFLVAIVAGRGRLKPLLTAMKERPGAWLLWGTVGFGLFYAPICFAAAYAPGWLTAGTWQITIISGSLLAPLFGQWIAGPGGARIYERGRIPLRGLGLSLVILAGVALLQAEHARELALSQVLLGIVPVLIASFAYPLGNRKTMELCGDRLDVFQRILGMTLASLPFWLILSLIGLADTGLPSGSQTLQSVIVALSSGVIATVLFFRATDMVRSSMSGLAAVEATQSLEVLFALIGELLILSAPLPSLLSWTGIAVIIAGMALHSLFSAPSPKQVGRQLQTSRAVKGRE; encoded by the coding sequence GTGCGTCCTATTATGCTTGGCGTCTGTTCGGCGCTGTTTTTTGCGGTAACCTTTGTTCTTAACCGGCGGATGGAGCTGGCTGGAGGAAGCTGGGCCTGGAGCGCCTCGCTGCGCTATTTATTCACGCTGCCGTTTCTGGTGGCGATTGTTGCGGGAAGAGGCAGGCTGAAGCCGCTGCTTACTGCGATGAAGGAGCGCCCCGGAGCCTGGCTGCTATGGGGGACGGTCGGCTTCGGGCTGTTCTACGCGCCGATCTGCTTCGCGGCTGCCTATGCGCCCGGCTGGCTGACCGCGGGGACCTGGCAGATCACCATTATTTCCGGTTCGCTGCTGGCCCCTCTCTTCGGGCAATGGATTGCGGGTCCCGGAGGTGCGCGCATCTATGAACGGGGCCGGATTCCGCTGCGCGGACTCGGCTTGTCACTGGTTATCCTTGCCGGTGTAGCGCTGCTCCAGGCTGAGCATGCCCGGGAGCTGGCTCTGTCACAGGTGCTGCTGGGCATAGTCCCGGTTCTGATCGCCTCCTTCGCCTATCCGCTCGGAAACCGCAAGACTATGGAGCTGTGCGGGGACCGGCTGGATGTGTTCCAGCGTATCCTCGGCATGACACTGGCCAGCCTGCCGTTCTGGCTTATTTTATCGCTTATCGGCCTGGCAGATACCGGACTGCCCTCCGGCTCTCAGACCCTACAGTCTGTCATAGTCGCGCTGTCCTCAGGTGTAATTGCCACCGTCCTGTTTTTCCGGGCTACGGACATGGTCCGCAGCAGCATGAGCGGATTGGCTGCGGTGGAAGCTACCCAGTCTCTGGAGGTGCTGTTCGCCCTGATTGGCGAGCTGCTGATTCTGTCTGCCCCGCTGCCTTCACTGCTGTCCTGGACCGGAATTGCCGTGATCATTGCCGGAATGGCGCTGCACAGCCTGTTTTCCGCACCTTCGCCTAAGCAAGTCGGCAGACAGCTGCAAACTTCCCGTGCAGTTAAGGGCCGGGAATGA